The following are encoded together in the Hyalangium minutum genome:
- the argG gene encoding argininosuccinate synthase, which translates to MNKKHVVLAFSGGLDTSFCVVYLREQGHTVTTVTVDTGGFSADALARMPEHAARLGAVAHHTIDARSLLFEDYLRHLLAGNVLRGQAYPLSVSAERVCQATEAVRMARQVGAQALAHGSTGAGNDQVRFDVAFRALAPDLELITPIRELSLSRAQEMSFLAERGIHLPAKTGAYSVNEGMWGTSVGGKETHDSWSTLPEAAYPAGVIPADLKPRTLVLSFEKGRPVALDGKAMDPVALIAELNAVGQPYGVGRGVHLGDTILGIKGRVGFDAPAAIMLITAHRELEKLVLSGKQLFWKETLGNLYGSLLHEGHFFDPLARDLEGFLTSSQAQVTGEVRLTLQPRALVVEGVRSKHSLMDAKVASYGEANHLWTGAEAAGFAKVYGVAQTLALKVKS; encoded by the coding sequence ATGAACAAGAAACACGTGGTGCTGGCCTTCTCCGGCGGTTTGGACACCTCTTTCTGCGTGGTCTATCTGCGCGAGCAGGGCCACACGGTCACCACCGTCACCGTGGACACCGGCGGCTTCAGCGCGGACGCGCTGGCGCGCATGCCGGAGCACGCCGCCCGCCTGGGCGCGGTGGCGCACCACACCATCGACGCGCGCTCGCTGCTCTTCGAGGACTACCTGCGCCACCTGCTCGCCGGCAATGTGCTGCGCGGCCAGGCCTACCCCCTGAGCGTCTCCGCCGAGCGCGTCTGCCAGGCCACCGAAGCGGTCCGCATGGCCCGCCAGGTGGGCGCTCAGGCCCTGGCCCACGGCTCCACCGGCGCGGGCAATGATCAGGTCCGCTTCGACGTGGCCTTCCGCGCCCTGGCCCCGGACCTGGAGCTCATCACCCCGATCCGCGAGCTGAGCCTCAGCCGCGCCCAGGAGATGTCCTTCCTGGCCGAGCGCGGCATCCACCTCCCGGCGAAGACGGGCGCCTATTCGGTGAACGAGGGCATGTGGGGCACCTCCGTCGGCGGCAAGGAGACGCACGACTCCTGGAGCACCCTGCCCGAGGCCGCCTACCCCGCGGGCGTCATCCCGGCCGATCTCAAGCCGCGCACGCTGGTGCTCAGCTTCGAGAAGGGCCGCCCGGTGGCCCTCGACGGCAAGGCGATGGATCCCGTGGCGCTGATCGCCGAGCTGAACGCGGTGGGCCAGCCCTACGGCGTGGGCCGTGGCGTGCACCTGGGTGACACCATCCTGGGCATCAAGGGCCGCGTGGGCTTCGACGCTCCCGCGGCCATCATGCTCATCACCGCGCACCGCGAGCTGGAGAAGCTGGTGCTGTCCGGCAAGCAGCTCTTCTGGAAGGAGACGCTGGGCAACCTCTACGGCTCGCTGCTGCACGAGGGGCACTTCTTCGATCCGCTCGCGCGCGACTTGGAGGGGTTCCTGACGTCCTCGCAGGCGCAGGTGACGGGCGAGGTGCGGCTGACGCTGCAGCCGCGCGCCCTCGTGGTGGAGGGCGTGCGCTCGAAGCACTCGTTGATGGACGCGAAGGTGGCCAGCTACGGCGAGGCGAACCACTTGTGGACCGGCGCGGAAGCCGCGGGCTTCGCGAAGGTGTACGGCGTTGCTCAGACCCTGGCCCTGAAGGTGAAGTCATGA
- a CDS encoding DUF1611 domain-containing protein, translating into MKVHIDKIGSVTRNLRLGRTVHLTSDIQAVEGAVIAARIHGEKSTYNQLEDVHGRMVTLHGGDIVVGALGHRNALHGYEGVVPEKVVAGQKLHILNMGGVIGQCTSHNPGVGTPFEAEVLGQVLMFPEFQSRAGQPAHVRAGALKGSSQPVKVPVVYVVGTCMNAGKTYAACAIVRQLHQAGYRVGGAKLTGVSLMRDTLSMRDSGAEVVMDFTDAGTVCTSPKTAAQVSRVILSELAAADVDVVVAETGDGIMGEYGVQSILEDSALRELGAAWVLCANDPVGAAGGVRHMKETYGIQVDVVAGPATDNRVGIRFVEREVGLPAHNARADAAGLGGLIVEKVAPRIAGRKS; encoded by the coding sequence ATGAAAGTCCACATCGATAAGATTGGCAGTGTCACCCGGAACCTGCGGCTGGGCCGGACCGTCCACCTCACCTCGGACATCCAGGCGGTGGAGGGCGCGGTGATCGCCGCGCGCATCCACGGGGAGAAGTCCACCTACAACCAGCTCGAGGACGTCCACGGCCGCATGGTGACGCTGCACGGCGGTGACATCGTCGTCGGCGCGCTGGGCCACCGCAACGCGCTGCACGGCTACGAGGGCGTGGTGCCGGAGAAGGTGGTGGCGGGCCAGAAGCTCCACATCCTGAACATGGGCGGCGTGATTGGCCAGTGCACCTCGCACAACCCGGGGGTGGGCACGCCCTTCGAGGCCGAGGTGCTGGGCCAGGTGCTCATGTTCCCCGAGTTCCAGTCGCGCGCCGGTCAGCCGGCCCACGTCCGGGCCGGGGCGCTCAAGGGCTCGTCGCAGCCGGTGAAGGTGCCGGTGGTGTACGTGGTGGGCACCTGCATGAACGCGGGCAAGACGTACGCCGCGTGCGCCATCGTGCGCCAGCTGCATCAGGCCGGCTACCGCGTGGGCGGCGCCAAGCTCACCGGCGTGTCGCTGATGCGCGACACGCTGAGCATGCGGGACTCGGGCGCGGAGGTGGTGATGGACTTCACCGACGCGGGCACCGTGTGCACCAGCCCGAAGACGGCGGCGCAGGTGTCGCGCGTCATCCTCTCCGAGCTGGCCGCCGCGGACGTGGACGTCGTCGTCGCGGAGACGGGCGATGGCATCATGGGCGAGTACGGCGTGCAGTCCATCCTCGAGGACTCGGCGCTGCGCGAGCTGGGCGCCGCCTGGGTGCTGTGCGCGAATGATCCCGTGGGAGCCGCCGGTGGCGTGCGCCACATGAAGGAGACCTACGGCATCCAGGTGGATGTGGTGGCCGGGCCCGCTACGGACAACCGGGTGGGCATCCGCTTCGTGGAGCGTGAAGTGGGGCTGCCCGCCCACAACGCCCGTGCGGACGCCGCCGGCCTGGGCGGACTCATCGTCGAGAAGGTTGCACCGCGTATCGCGGGGAGGAAGAGCTGA
- the argC gene encoding N-acetyl-gamma-glutamyl-phosphate reductase — translation MNKVHAYILGAAGFPGGDLLRLLSGHPAVAAVRAVSQPHGDMPFYKVHPHLRGLVEGKFDAAPDWRWLTDSPQPVVFSALEEEELARQLPALEKQWAELGLSERLILVDLSPDFRLDHPGRYAATHGRPHPSPDLLEKFVYGLPEWRRDKLKGAKRIANPGCFATAVQLALLPVASTPGLGMIAASAVTGSSGSGALPGEVTHHPTRAHDFRAYKPLEHPQEAEIDVMLVAHKAVRHRLTFVPHSAPLVRGIFATIQFEWPENGGGVSTNSLTEVYRRYYATSPMVRVVEGTPRLASVVGSNFADISVATRGRTVAVMVALDNLVKGLAGQAVQSLNVALGLPEDTALRQAACFPC, via the coding sequence ATGAACAAGGTGCACGCATACATCCTGGGTGCCGCCGGTTTCCCCGGTGGCGACCTGCTGCGGCTGCTGTCGGGACACCCGGCGGTGGCGGCGGTGCGCGCGGTGTCCCAGCCCCACGGGGACATGCCCTTCTACAAGGTGCACCCGCACCTGCGCGGGCTCGTCGAGGGCAAGTTCGACGCGGCGCCGGACTGGCGCTGGCTCACGGACTCTCCGCAGCCGGTGGTCTTCTCCGCGCTGGAGGAGGAGGAGCTCGCCCGGCAGCTGCCCGCCCTGGAGAAGCAGTGGGCGGAGCTGGGGCTCTCGGAGCGGCTCATCCTGGTGGACCTGTCCCCGGACTTCCGGCTGGACCACCCCGGGCGCTACGCCGCCACGCATGGCCGCCCTCACCCGTCTCCGGATCTACTGGAGAAGTTCGTGTACGGCCTGCCCGAGTGGCGCCGCGACAAGCTGAAGGGCGCCAAGCGCATCGCCAACCCGGGGTGCTTCGCCACGGCCGTGCAGCTCGCGCTGCTGCCGGTGGCGTCCACGCCGGGGCTGGGGATGATCGCCGCCTCGGCGGTGACGGGCTCCTCGGGCTCGGGCGCGCTGCCGGGCGAGGTGACGCACCACCCCACCCGCGCGCATGACTTCCGCGCCTACAAGCCGCTGGAGCACCCGCAGGAGGCGGAGATCGACGTGATGCTCGTGGCGCACAAGGCCGTGCGCCACCGGCTCACCTTCGTGCCGCACTCGGCGCCGCTGGTGCGCGGCATCTTCGCCACCATCCAGTTCGAGTGGCCGGAGAACGGTGGCGGTGTGAGCACGAACTCGCTGACCGAGGTGTACCGCCGCTACTACGCCACCTCGCCCATGGTGCGCGTGGTGGAGGGCACGCCGCGGCTGGCCTCGGTGGTGGGCAGCAACTTCGCTGATATCTCCGTGGCCACGCGTGGGCGCACGGTGGCCGTCATGGTGGCGCTCGACAACCTGGTGAAGGGACTGGCCGGACAAGCCGTGCAGTCCCTCAACGTGGCGCTCGGCCTGCCCGAGGACACCGCCCTGCGCCAGGCCGCGTGCTTCCCCTGCTGA
- a CDS encoding protein kinase domain-containing protein gives MKHMSTGWEHHFCLPPGTRVQDWLVESCHGHGAFGVVYRAVRIGHESDGPVALKMALFPWDPRFMREVALLSLVHHPSVPRLLGHGFWRRPQGTFFPFIVMQWVEGTPLYEWARQHRPSPAQVALLLSQLARALEATHDCRAVHRDVKGDNVVVRHSDGRAMLMDFGAGHYQSAARLTFQPLPPGTPPYQSPQAAQFERNAENHPGARYLAGPADDVFALGVTAHRLLTGDYPFSLEPPLDGVPSALRALIVRMLSLSPEARGPAGELAEALEAFAAQEKMPLPPESSTRSRSRHQRRVWRAGGVGAFVSLLLALGAWQFTHSRSPQASLTTQAVDTDRPDADTTGVAEAASKTTEASAPPPRQPEAIHQDPNAEPLPGQLRPTERGQCPGGKQVPINGGCWVEVPSKDAAECEANGLVFIQGRCYARAFGHRRKNPPTSAPADSR, from the coding sequence ATGAAGCACATGTCTACCGGCTGGGAGCATCATTTCTGCCTGCCTCCGGGGACACGAGTGCAGGACTGGCTCGTGGAGAGTTGCCACGGCCACGGTGCCTTTGGCGTCGTCTATCGCGCCGTCCGTATCGGCCACGAGTCCGATGGTCCCGTGGCCCTCAAGATGGCCCTCTTCCCCTGGGATCCCCGCTTCATGAGGGAGGTGGCGCTGCTGTCGCTCGTCCACCACCCCAGCGTGCCGCGCCTGCTCGGCCATGGCTTCTGGCGCCGTCCCCAAGGCACCTTCTTCCCCTTCATCGTCATGCAATGGGTGGAGGGCACGCCCCTCTATGAATGGGCGCGTCAGCACCGTCCCTCCCCTGCTCAGGTGGCACTGCTGCTCTCTCAGTTGGCCCGCGCGCTCGAGGCCACCCACGACTGCAGAGCGGTCCACCGCGACGTCAAAGGGGACAATGTCGTGGTGAGGCACTCGGACGGCCGCGCCATGCTCATGGACTTCGGCGCCGGTCACTACCAGTCCGCCGCACGGCTGACCTTCCAACCGCTGCCTCCTGGCACTCCTCCCTATCAATCTCCCCAGGCGGCGCAGTTCGAGCGGAACGCAGAGAACCACCCCGGCGCCCGGTACCTCGCCGGGCCCGCAGACGATGTGTTCGCCCTGGGTGTCACCGCCCATCGGCTCCTGACCGGTGACTATCCCTTCTCACTCGAGCCTCCTTTGGATGGGGTGCCATCAGCGCTCCGAGCGCTGATCGTGCGCATGCTCTCGCTGTCTCCCGAGGCGCGCGGCCCGGCGGGCGAACTGGCCGAAGCACTCGAAGCCTTCGCAGCGCAGGAGAAGATGCCACTTCCGCCGGAGAGTTCCACCCGCTCCCGTTCACGGCATCAACGCCGCGTGTGGAGGGCCGGAGGTGTGGGGGCTTTCGTGAGCTTGCTGCTGGCGCTGGGGGCCTGGCAATTCACGCACTCGCGCTCCCCTCAGGCCTCGCTTACCACCCAAGCCGTGGACACGGACCGGCCGGACGCGGACACCACCGGTGTGGCGGAAGCGGCTTCGAAGACAACCGAGGCCTCCGCTCCACCGCCTCGCCAGCCAGAGGCGATCCACCAGGACCCGAACGCCGAGCCATTGCCGGGACAGTTACGGCCCACCGAGCGAGGCCAATGCCCGGGGGGAAAGCAGGTCCCCATCAACGGAGGATGCTGGGTGGAGGTCCCCTCGAAAGATGCCGCAGAGTGCGAGGCCAATGGGTTGGTCTTCATCCAGGGCCGCTGCTACGCCCGGGCGTTTGGCCACCGCCGCAAAAATCCGCCCACCTCCGCTCCTGCGGACTCCCGGTAG